Below is a genomic region from Raphanus sativus cultivar WK10039 chromosome 4, ASM80110v3, whole genome shotgun sequence.
TGATCATCATCATAAACTGGATGTGTATCTCTCTACTTCTTGCAGTACTTTCTGACAAACAGATCACACAAAAGACCCTGTTCTGAAGCCTTCAACCAAAAATGAAGCTTTCCCTAACATATTCACATCTTCAACACAAAGATGGAAAGAGCAAACCAAGTAGAccaataagaaataaaaacacttTAGAACGCCTCCAGAGCAGGTGGGGATGAGGTTCGCGACGACGAAGAGCAGGTGCTCAAGCGGCCACGGCGGCTTGAACTTGTTGCTGATCCCGCACATTGCGCCGTTGAGGATTAGCCCGTCCCACGCGCCTCTCTGACGGAGCGAGACGTAGAGAGCGATGGCGCCGCCTAGGGACTCGGACTAGAGGAAACAGGGGAGATCCAGAGGAGAACGGTTGCGGAAGTCGTCGAAGAAGGATATGCAGTCGTCGACGACGGGGTTGATGTCGGGGATGTGAGCGACGAGGCCGTCGGAGAATCTGTGGCCTTGGTGGTCGATGGCACAGGTGATGAAGCCGGATTTGGCGAAGAGGATTGACGTGAGCTGGATTCGCCGGTGAAACTTTGAAGAGATAAGCTAAGAGGTGATTTGGTCATTTGGCTATTAATAAGAAgggtatttataaaaatgtccTCCTTCTAAGTGTAAATATGAATTTTGGTACTACACAaagtgtagttatgaaattttcCCTTTCAGAAAACCACATACCTATCAATCCACACATTTCCACTCAATTTCCTTCTCGGtttttatataaccaaaccTTTTATTAACTTTTGTTGATAATTAGAAGCCTAATGGATGCGTCAAATGAGCAGACCACAGAGAGAACCAATCTCCAACAACCGTTGGTGGATCAAAAATCACCATCCTCGGACATCGGACTTGAGAGCATTTTAACGGAGAATAGCCTTCCGTACCGGAGGCGCGTGTACTTAGGCGTATGTATAGAACTGAAAATACTTCTCAGGTTAGCACTTCCGGCGATACTTGTCTATATAGTCAACAGTGGAATGAGTATCTCTGCTAGAATCTTTGCCGGACATGTCGGCAGGCACGAACTCGCCGCTGCTTCCATCGGAAATAGCTGCTTTAGTCTCGTCTATGGCCTCATGGTACGTTGGCTTTTTTTTATGCGTAGAGTGGTGGAGAGAGTCTGGAGAcatgttaatttattatttacctTTTTTGCCTTTGCTGGTTGCTAAATAATGTTAAACGTGGCAATTTGTCGCATTTTTAGGAGAAAAATAGGAGAGTATTAATTACGGTTAAATTATTCTAGTTTGGCGtgttatttcattaatttttttagagtTGTATATTAGCTGGTTAAAGACCTTAggacatctccaacccaactccatttttaactccaaaatggagtaaaagtgattatggagtaacatatgctccaacccaactccatatctcactccattttgaagtttactccataaatggagtaatttattttttgtttgttcatgactccattatggagtgaaaaatggagttgggttggagcaattttactccatattcacttttactttattttggagaaaaaaatggagttttacattggagatgctcttagagtGTTTCCATTTAATCAGGAAAACCAAGTTGTGAATTTAGTTTAAGGGACCCTATGTTTAACTATTGATATAGCGAGAAAAACTGTACACggcatttttttttggttgatgGTTCCGATTTTGTCATGTACTGAAGAATTCTCTcatttttttatgaaacttGTCAGCATATCTAacgaaataataattttatttggcGTTAAATATCTTTAATATTAAGAAAGTTTCAGGAATACTAATTAAGTCAATTCTTTAAATTATTAACGCTGGTAACCTCTCATGAACCCAACTTATAAGTCAAAAGATAGTATTCTGTTAGGGATATAAACTTCACCTTATGCAGCTGTTTCCGTTAAAACATAATCCCAAATATCTCACCAATTGAAAACTTACCCTGATATTTTGCTAATTAAGCAAATAAATATTCTTGAGCTCAAAAGAGAATAACATTTAtttgctaaaaataaaaataatctttaaCTCTTATACTACGACGTGTACAGGGGCGGACGGACATTATAGGGTATGGGGTCACGTGCCCCCTACTCTTTCAAATTTTTTCTTAAGTAATCTAAATTGATCTGGTTGAATTGTACATAAAGTGCCCCCAATTCAGAATTTATCTTGTCATTTTTAACATTGCGCCCCCAACTAAAAGTGTTTCTGCATCCGCCCCTGGACGTGTAGTGACTTATTAATCTATAACTGCAACGATTTTAAAGTGGGACTTTGCTTGATAAAATGTGTGGaacaactatttttaaaaatgtgcaGCACAGTAagttttttaaagatgtttaAAGGGTTTTTTGTTCTAAGATTTCTCATGTATTTAGAATAGAAGTGTCAAAAATTTATGATTCTCTTTCTGCCAATTAGTATAGAATTAACCTTTTCATTTTCTCGTGATATCAGTTCCTTTTCTTAAACTTTATAagaaatcataaattaataatagtatatatgaaGAGATTGTAACAATGATTTGATTTCGACTTAATTTATCCAAAGTTTGATTTGGATTTCTGGAACAAAATAGACGAATTGTGAAATTATGAACATCTACTTAGCATTTTTCCTTTTTGCTGCCAGATTATCCTTCACAATATATAACTATcgtaaatcaaaagaaaaaattctCAATATGTGAAAATATTCCTTCCGTTTATAACAACAAAACATACGTTATAACAggtatatgtaaatatatatgcCGTTGTTGTTTGTAGAAAATGGataatgtattttcttttatatacaaTGTAAAAAGAGTGTTTATATAATTTACCATTTATACTTGTTTTATACAGTTAGGCATGGGAAGTGCAGTCGAGACTCTATGTGGACAAGCATATGGAGCTCACCGCTACGACATGCTTGGAATCTATTTCCAAAGAGCGGCTATTGTCCTCGCTCTAGTTGGTTTGCCCATGACAGTACTATACACCTTCTCGTACCCCATTCTACTTCTCTTAGGTGAGCCCGAAATGGTCTCGTACATGGGTTCCTTGTATATCGTCGGGCTTATGCCTCAGATCTTCGCTTACGCCGTCAACTTCACGGCTCAAAAGTTCCTCCAGGCCCAAAGCGTGGTGAGGCCCAGTGCTTACATCTCAGCCGCAGCTCTCTTCCTCCAGATCTCGCTAACGTGGATGACCATTAACGTGATGGGCTTTGGTCTTATGGGCATCGCTTATGTTCTGACTATCTCTTGGTGGGTCATAGTTATGGCGCAGATTTTGTATATTACGAGTAGTCAAAAGTTTAGACACACGTGGACTGGTCTTAGTTGGAGATCGTTTCATGGTCTTTGGAGTTTTTTCAAACTCTCTATTGGTTCTGCTGTTATGATCTGTCTGGAGATGTGGTATTCGCAGATTCTTGTTCTTCTCGCTGGTCTGCTTAAAGAACCTGCTCTCTCTCTAGATTCTCTGTCCATATGGTAAGTCCATTTTACAATcttgattttcttgtttttagtAATGTTCATTTCtccaacattttttttcttcttttctcagCATGTCAGTTTCAGCATTATCTTTCATGGTCTCCGTAGGCTTCAACGCAGCTGCAAGGttagtatttatgtttaatatcaTTCGAATCATTAATCAGCATTGCTGAAAGTATTAtcattaaatgaaaaacattgATAGTGTGCGGACAAGTAATGAGCTTGGAGCAGGAAATCCAAAATCCGCTTTGTTCTCTACATGGACAGCGACTTCTGTTTCCTTCGTGATCTCTCTTGCAGAGGCCCTCGCCGTGATAGCATCACGTGATTACATTAGCTACATTTTCACGTCGGATGCTGACGTGGCTAAAGCC
It encodes:
- the LOC108833795 gene encoding protein DETOXIFICATION 39-like encodes the protein MGSAVETLCGQAYGAHRYDMLGIYFQRAAIVLALVGLPMTVLYTFSYPILLLLGEPEMVSYMGSLYIVGLMPQIFAYAVNFTAQKFLQAQSVVRPSAYISAAALFLQISLTWMTINVMGFGLMGIAYVLTISWWVIVMAQILYITSSQKFRHTWTGLSWRSFHGLWSFFKLSIGSAVMICLEMWYSQILVLLAGLLKEPALSLDSLSICMSVSALSFMVSVGFNAAASVRTSNELGAGNPKSALFSTWTATSVSFVISLAEALAVIASRDYISYIFTSDADVAKAVSDLCPFLAVTIILNGIQPVLSGVAVGCGWQTFVAYVNVGCYYIVGIPIGCILGFTFNFQAKGIWTGMIGGTLMQTLILLYVTYRTDWDKEVEKARKRLDMWDDKKEPLQN